From one Phytohabitans houttuyneae genomic stretch:
- a CDS encoding type I polyketide synthase — MASRDGVVEWTRSGVAPMDPEMALSALARAAGQPEPAVVVADIRRPYLVEALNAGRPSPLVAELPGAAAVIAAARDAWAAAGSAGAELRQRLSGLSEQERTDALIDLVRERAAAVLGYGSAAALDVDKAFRDLGFDSLTAVELRNQLGAVTALTLPPALVFDFPTPRALAAHLLGELTGESGDLVVPRVRTMGETDEPIAIVGMACRFPGGVRSPEDLWRLVDEGRDAITGFPTDRGWDLAIQSDTHEGGFLDGVADFDAAFFGISPREAVSMDPQQRLLLETAWEAFESAGLDPATLRASQTGVFVGTNGQDYAGLLINSKEGDSGHAATGLAASVIAGRLAYTYGLEGPAMTVDTACSSSLVALHLAAESLRRGECDLALAGGVTVMTTSDAFVELSRQGALSPDGRCKAFGAGADGTGFAEGAGLLLVERLADAERHGHRVLAVLRGSAVNQDGASNGLSAPNGRAQQRVTRQALANAGLSPSDVDAVEAHGTGTKLGDPIEAQALLASYGQERERPLWLGSVKSNIGHTQAAAGVASVIKMVEAMRHGVLPRTLHAETPTSHVDWATGAVRPLVERIDWPETGRPRRVGVSSFGISGTNVHAILEQAPSRPEKPVIAEPTPAVLPYLLAGRTPAALRGQAAALADHLDGHPELPPAAVGHALATTRAAFDHRAVVVGTGTDQLRERLRALAAGERPAGVATGVARPLGKVAFVFPGQGSQWAGMAVDLLDSAPTFREHVARCERALAPHLDWKVTDVLRGVPGAPSIDEVDIVQPVLFTVMVSLAALWQSYGVRPDAVVGTSQGEIAAAYVAGALSLEDAALVVARRSRVLGAELVGMGALASLALPVEAARERISRWNGRLSIGGVNAPALVTVAGDHEALAELGAECEAEGIRMRVVAASVATHCADVDALRPRLLEVLAGLNPREPEVPIFSTVTGERLAPGELVDTEYWYVNTRKPVLFGQVTERLLEYGCDTFLEISPHPVLSLAIDGTAAAAGTEAAVLGTLRRGEGGLERFLTSVGEAYTRGIPIDWSVALPATVPVSLPTYAFQRERYWPVPNPVAPGGDPLDQEFWGAVESEDVETLAPRLDVPVESLAAVVPALLSWRRHRRDESTVESWRYRVAWRPIPALGAGALTGTWLLVTAAGHLAADVAEALESAGADVHHLVLDESCVDRAVLADRLSDLGPVAGIVSAAAAAEEPCAAHPALALGLALNLALLQALGDAGVDAPLWFVTRGAVAAGPADRVPHPLQAQVLGLGWSAALEHPHRWGGVVDVPEILDGAGGRRLAAVLAGCGEDQVALRASGALARRVVRAPSTPVPAGAWSPRGTVLVTGGTGTIGPDLVRWLAGQGAKHIVLPTRRGLGAPGMADLAAELGATGTRVDVVACDVADRDAVAALLAGIRAEGHTIRTAVHAAAVIELAMLAETSMADFERVIAAKVRGAQHLDELLDGDELDAFVLYSSNAGMWGSGDHGAYVAGNAYLGALAHSRRARGLVATSIHWGKWPDDVELFGQEDPFGIRRGGLEYIDPQLALTGLKRALDDDETALALTNVRWERYFPVFTSGRTTTLFDEVPEVRALSEAGKPVATEDNDDGELAARLRGLLPAEQERALLTLVRGEAAKVLGHPSPEAVGERRAFREVGFDSVTAVDLRNRLAAATGLTLPATMVFDHPNPAALAEFLRGQVLGTTGAAAVPVTAAHVSDDEPIAIVGMACRYPGGVRSPEDLWRVVFDGVDAITGWPTDRGWDAAGLYDPDRDREGKTYSLHGGFLDDPAGFDPGFFGVSPREALAMDPQQRLLLETAWEAIERAGIDPVSLRGSQTGTFVGATYQDYAVGASTEEAAETHMVTGSASCVVSGRVSYLLGLEGPAVSLDTGCSSSLVALHLAAQSLRSGESTLALAGGVTVMPNPTEFVAFSRLGALSMDGRCRAFGEGADGMSLAEGVGVVLVERLSDAVRNGHPVLAVLRGSAMNQDGASNGLTAPNGPSQQRVIRQALANAGLRASEVDVVEAHGTGTALGDPIEAQALLATYGQDRERPLWLGSVKSNIGHTQMASGVAGIIKMVMALRQGHLPRTLHADDRTSHVDWTAGAIDLLTEPAEWPVNGHPRRAGVSSFGISGTNVHAILEEAPPPAQRPEPATPAGPVPWLVSGRGADALRGQAAQLLSYLDAEPDPADLGWSLATARSTFEHRAVIVGESLEDARDGLAALASGAESAAVVSGVAVEGAGRGGVFVFPGQGSQWWGMGRELMATSDVFREAVHECAAALAPHVDWSVADVVAGTGDPDLMERVDVVQPALFTVMVALAEVWRSYGVTPAAVVGHSQGEIAAAYVAGALSLDDAAAVVALRSRALVGLCGHGGMMSVAAPVERVTELIAPWVGDVSVAAVNGPASVVVSGTPGALDALAAECERAQVRTRRVSVDYASHGPQVESVRDELLRVLAGVRPRPSQVPFYSTVTGGQIDASTLDAGYWYTNLRQTVRMDEATRGLMADGYRVFVESSPHPVLVPGLPDEVAAVGSLRRDDGGRTRLLTSLAEAHVLGVPVDWRVAFPGTGYRVLDLPTYAFQRRRFWISSASGRARSTVDSWRYRVEWSRLPDPPAANGHHAGPWLAVVPAVPDPWVDEVVAALGPDTVRAEAAKLPVGESFAGVVSLLAAVDERGAEDVPAGLTATVELVRALGDSGITAPLWCVTRGAVSTGPQDPVTSPAQAAVWGLGRVAALEHPDRWGGLVDLPERTDSRTAAVLLGVLRGEGGEDQVAVRASGVHGRRLRRAPARPATVARPWRAGGTVLVTGGTGGVGGQVALWAARSGAAHLLLTSRRGMAAPGAEALVAELESLGARVTVASCDVSDRDALAALLAGIPADAPLTAVMHAAGAVDGEGPLATLDSDQVALMFGSKATSAWHLHQLTAHLDLSDFVLFSSGAGVWGSGGQPAYAAANAYLDALAEYRRSEGLAATSVAWGAWGEAGLAARSEVNEQLRRRGVLPMEPPLALAALQGALEDGTTVLTVTNMDWERFAPTFTAARPSPLLSDLAEVRRLDAPADDAPQSNGDVSVLKRRLDALPAGERSREILDLVRAAAGAVLGYDAGEAIPAGRAFRDLGFDSVSAVELRNRLKASTGLTLPGALAFDYPTPNALAQNLLSRLYPEDAPAETADDPDAEIRRVLASIPVGRLRKAGLLDMVLQLAKEDGDVPPPAPITGTSIDDMDAESLLQLAIDNTTT; from the coding sequence ATGGCGAGCCGGGACGGCGTGGTCGAGTGGACCCGTTCCGGTGTCGCGCCGATGGATCCCGAGATGGCGCTCAGCGCGCTCGCCCGCGCAGCCGGGCAGCCCGAACCGGCGGTCGTGGTGGCCGACATCCGGCGCCCCTACCTGGTGGAGGCTCTCAACGCCGGCAGGCCGAGCCCACTGGTGGCAGAGCTGCCGGGCGCGGCAGCCGTCATCGCCGCCGCGCGGGACGCGTGGGCGGCCGCCGGGTCGGCGGGCGCGGAACTCCGCCAGCGGCTGTCGGGCCTGTCCGAGCAGGAGCGGACGGACGCCCTCATCGACCTGGTACGCGAGCGCGCCGCGGCCGTGCTCGGGTACGGCTCCGCCGCCGCACTCGACGTGGACAAGGCGTTCCGGGACCTGGGGTTCGACTCGCTCACCGCGGTCGAGCTGCGCAACCAGCTCGGCGCCGTCACGGCACTGACCCTGCCGCCCGCGCTGGTCTTCGACTTCCCGACGCCCCGCGCGCTCGCCGCGCACCTGCTCGGCGAGCTGACCGGCGAGTCAGGCGACCTGGTCGTCCCACGGGTCCGCACCATGGGCGAGACGGACGAGCCGATCGCGATCGTCGGCATGGCCTGCCGCTTTCCGGGCGGCGTCCGCTCACCGGAGGACCTGTGGCGCCTCGTCGACGAGGGCCGGGACGCCATCACCGGGTTTCCGACCGACCGCGGCTGGGACCTCGCCATCCAGAGCGACACCCACGAGGGCGGCTTCCTCGATGGCGTCGCCGACTTCGACGCCGCGTTCTTCGGCATCTCCCCGCGCGAAGCGGTCTCCATGGACCCGCAGCAGCGGCTGCTGCTGGAGACCGCGTGGGAGGCGTTCGAGTCGGCCGGCCTGGACCCGGCCACACTGCGGGCCAGCCAGACCGGCGTCTTCGTCGGCACGAACGGGCAGGACTACGCGGGGCTGCTCATCAACTCGAAGGAGGGTGACAGCGGCCACGCGGCGACAGGTCTCGCGGCGAGCGTGATCGCTGGGCGGCTGGCGTACACGTACGGTCTCGAAGGACCGGCGATGACCGTCGACACCGCCTGCTCGTCCTCGCTCGTCGCGCTGCACCTGGCCGCCGAGTCGCTGCGGCGGGGCGAGTGCGACCTGGCGCTGGCCGGCGGCGTGACAGTGATGACGACCTCGGACGCCTTCGTGGAGCTGAGCCGGCAGGGTGCGCTGTCACCGGACGGCCGGTGCAAGGCCTTCGGCGCGGGCGCGGACGGCACCGGCTTCGCCGAGGGCGCGGGGTTGCTGCTGGTGGAGCGGCTCGCGGACGCCGAGCGGCACGGCCACCGGGTGCTCGCGGTGCTGCGCGGCTCGGCGGTCAACCAGGACGGTGCCTCCAACGGCCTCTCCGCACCCAACGGCCGCGCGCAGCAGCGGGTCACCCGGCAGGCATTGGCCAACGCCGGCCTGTCGCCGTCCGATGTGGACGCTGTCGAGGCGCACGGCACGGGTACCAAGCTCGGCGACCCGATCGAGGCCCAGGCGCTGCTCGCCTCGTACGGGCAGGAGCGCGAGCGCCCGCTGTGGCTCGGCTCGGTCAAGTCGAACATCGGCCACACCCAGGCAGCGGCCGGCGTCGCCAGCGTCATCAAAATGGTCGAGGCGATGCGGCACGGTGTACTGCCGAGAACGCTGCACGCGGAAACACCCACGTCGCATGTGGACTGGGCGACCGGAGCGGTCCGGCCACTCGTCGAGCGGATCGACTGGCCCGAGACGGGACGGCCACGCCGGGTGGGCGTGTCGTCGTTCGGGATCAGCGGCACCAACGTGCACGCGATCCTGGAGCAGGCGCCGTCGCGCCCCGAAAAGCCGGTCATCGCCGAGCCGACGCCAGCCGTCCTTCCGTACCTCCTGGCCGGCAGGACCCCGGCGGCCCTCCGGGGACAGGCGGCGGCCCTGGCCGACCACCTGGATGGCCACCCCGAGCTGCCGCCGGCGGCGGTCGGGCACGCGCTGGCGACCACCCGTGCCGCCTTCGACCACCGCGCGGTCGTCGTCGGCACCGGCACCGACCAGCTGCGCGAACGACTGCGCGCGCTGGCCGCCGGTGAACGGCCGGCGGGCGTGGCGACCGGCGTGGCCCGGCCCCTCGGCAAGGTGGCGTTCGTCTTCCCCGGCCAGGGTTCGCAATGGGCCGGCATGGCCGTGGACCTGCTGGACAGCGCCCCGACCTTCCGGGAGCACGTCGCGCGCTGCGAGCGGGCGCTCGCGCCACACCTGGACTGGAAGGTCACCGACGTGCTGCGCGGCGTGCCGGGCGCCCCGTCGATCGACGAGGTCGACATCGTGCAGCCGGTGCTCTTCACCGTCATGGTCTCGCTCGCCGCACTGTGGCAGAGCTACGGCGTACGGCCGGACGCGGTCGTCGGCACGAGCCAGGGCGAGATCGCCGCCGCGTACGTGGCCGGCGCGCTGTCTCTTGAGGACGCCGCGCTCGTCGTCGCCCGCCGCAGCCGCGTGCTCGGCGCCGAGCTTGTCGGCATGGGTGCGCTCGCGTCGCTGGCGCTGCCGGTCGAGGCGGCGCGGGAACGGATCAGCCGGTGGAACGGCCGGCTCAGCATCGGCGGCGTGAACGCGCCCGCGCTCGTCACCGTCGCCGGCGACCACGAGGCGCTGGCCGAGCTGGGTGCCGAGTGCGAGGCGGAGGGCATCCGCATGCGGGTCGTCGCCGCCTCGGTCGCCACGCACTGCGCCGACGTCGACGCGCTCCGGCCGCGGCTGCTGGAGGTGCTCGCCGGCCTCAACCCGCGCGAGCCAGAGGTGCCGATCTTCTCGACGGTCACCGGCGAGCGCCTGGCACCTGGCGAGCTTGTCGACACCGAGTACTGGTACGTCAACACGCGCAAGCCCGTCCTCTTCGGACAGGTCACGGAACGGCTGCTGGAGTACGGCTGCGACACGTTCCTGGAGATAAGCCCGCACCCGGTGCTCTCGCTCGCCATCGACGGCACCGCCGCGGCCGCCGGCACCGAGGCGGCCGTGCTCGGTACGCTGCGGCGTGGTGAGGGCGGCCTCGAACGATTCCTCACCTCGGTGGGCGAGGCATACACGCGCGGCATCCCCATCGACTGGTCGGTGGCGCTGCCCGCCACGGTGCCGGTGAGCCTTCCCACCTACGCCTTCCAGCGTGAGCGGTACTGGCCGGTGCCGAACCCCGTCGCGCCGGGCGGTGACCCGCTGGACCAGGAGTTCTGGGGAGCCGTCGAGAGCGAGGACGTGGAGACGCTCGCCCCCCGGCTCGACGTGCCGGTCGAGTCGCTGGCCGCCGTGGTACCCGCGCTGCTTTCCTGGCGCCGCCACCGCCGCGACGAGTCCACCGTGGAGTCGTGGCGCTACCGGGTCGCCTGGCGGCCGATCCCGGCACTGGGAGCGGGCGCGCTCACCGGCACGTGGCTGCTCGTCACCGCCGCCGGCCACCTCGCCGCCGATGTGGCGGAGGCGCTGGAGTCGGCGGGCGCGGACGTACACCACCTGGTCCTGGACGAGTCCTGCGTGGACCGTGCGGTGCTGGCGGACCGGCTCAGCGACCTCGGCCCGGTCGCCGGCATCGTCTCGGCCGCCGCGGCCGCCGAGGAGCCGTGTGCTGCCCACCCGGCACTCGCGCTCGGCCTCGCTCTCAACCTGGCGCTCCTGCAGGCCCTGGGCGACGCGGGCGTGGACGCACCACTGTGGTTCGTCACCCGGGGCGCGGTCGCCGCCGGTCCCGCCGACCGCGTGCCGCACCCGCTGCAGGCGCAGGTGCTCGGGCTCGGCTGGAGCGCCGCGCTGGAGCACCCGCACCGCTGGGGCGGCGTGGTCGACGTACCCGAAATCCTGGATGGCGCCGGCGGGCGGCGGCTTGCCGCGGTGCTGGCCGGCTGCGGCGAAGACCAGGTCGCGCTCCGCGCGTCCGGCGCCCTGGCTCGCCGCGTCGTCCGCGCGCCGTCGACACCCGTACCGGCGGGGGCCTGGAGCCCGCGCGGCACGGTGCTCGTCACCGGCGGCACCGGCACGATCGGACCGGACCTGGTGCGCTGGCTGGCGGGGCAGGGCGCGAAGCACATCGTGCTGCCGACCCGCCGAGGGCTCGGCGCGCCGGGCATGGCCGACCTCGCCGCCGAGCTCGGCGCCACCGGCACGCGGGTCGACGTCGTCGCCTGCGACGTGGCCGACCGGGACGCCGTGGCCGCGCTGCTCGCCGGCATCAGGGCCGAGGGGCACACGATCCGCACCGCTGTCCACGCCGCCGCGGTGATCGAGCTCGCCATGCTCGCGGAGACCAGCATGGCGGACTTCGAACGGGTCATCGCCGCGAAGGTGCGCGGCGCGCAGCACCTCGACGAGCTGCTGGACGGCGACGAGCTCGACGCGTTCGTGCTCTACTCCTCCAACGCCGGCATGTGGGGCAGCGGCGACCACGGCGCGTACGTGGCGGGTAACGCGTACCTCGGCGCGCTCGCGCACAGCCGCCGCGCCCGCGGTCTCGTCGCGACGTCCATCCACTGGGGAAAGTGGCCGGACGACGTGGAGCTGTTCGGCCAGGAGGACCCGTTCGGCATTCGCCGTGGCGGCCTGGAGTACATCGACCCGCAGCTCGCACTCACCGGCCTCAAGCGTGCCCTCGACGACGACGAGACCGCGCTCGCGCTCACCAACGTGCGGTGGGAGCGGTACTTCCCGGTCTTCACCAGCGGCCGCACCACGACGCTGTTCGACGAGGTGCCCGAGGTGCGGGCGCTGTCGGAGGCCGGCAAGCCGGTCGCGACGGAGGACAACGACGATGGCGAGCTCGCCGCGCGGCTGCGCGGGCTGCTCCCGGCCGAGCAGGAGCGGGCGCTGCTGACCCTGGTGCGCGGTGAGGCCGCCAAGGTGCTCGGGCACCCGTCGCCCGAGGCCGTGGGGGAGCGGCGCGCGTTCCGGGAGGTGGGCTTCGACTCGGTCACCGCGGTCGACCTGCGCAACCGGCTCGCCGCCGCGACAGGCCTGACGCTGCCGGCGACGATGGTCTTCGACCACCCGAACCCGGCGGCGCTCGCCGAGTTTCTGCGCGGCCAGGTGCTCGGCACCACCGGCGCCGCGGCCGTACCTGTCACGGCCGCACACGTCTCGGACGACGAACCGATCGCGATCGTCGGCATGGCCTGCCGCTATCCCGGCGGTGTCCGGTCCCCGGAGGACCTGTGGCGGGTGGTCTTCGACGGCGTGGACGCCATCACCGGCTGGCCCACCGACCGCGGCTGGGACGCTGCCGGCCTCTACGACCCCGACCGCGACCGGGAAGGCAAGACGTACTCCCTCCACGGTGGATTCCTTGACGACCCGGCCGGCTTCGACCCGGGCTTCTTCGGAGTCTCACCGCGCGAGGCGCTCGCGATGGACCCGCAGCAGCGGCTGCTGCTGGAGACCGCGTGGGAGGCCATCGAGCGGGCCGGCATCGACCCTGTGTCGCTGCGCGGCAGCCAGACCGGCACGTTCGTCGGCGCCACGTACCAGGACTACGCGGTCGGCGCGTCCACGGAGGAGGCGGCCGAGACGCACATGGTCACCGGCTCGGCCTCGTGTGTGGTCTCCGGGCGCGTGTCCTACCTGCTCGGGCTTGAAGGCCCGGCCGTCTCGCTGGACACCGGCTGCTCCTCGTCTCTCGTGGCGCTGCATCTCGCGGCCCAGTCGCTGCGCAGCGGGGAGAGCACGCTCGCGCTCGCCGGCGGCGTGACGGTGATGCCGAACCCGACCGAGTTCGTCGCGTTCAGCCGGCTCGGCGCGCTCTCCATGGATGGGCGGTGCAGGGCGTTCGGCGAGGGCGCCGACGGCATGTCGCTCGCCGAGGGTGTTGGCGTCGTGCTGGTGGAACGCCTCTCCGACGCGGTGCGCAACGGTCACCCGGTGCTGGCGGTCCTGCGGGGCAGCGCGATGAACCAGGACGGCGCCTCCAACGGCCTCACCGCACCCAACGGACCGTCCCAGCAGCGGGTGATCCGGCAGGCACTCGCCAACGCCGGCCTGCGGGCATCCGAAGTGGACGTGGTGGAGGCGCACGGCACGGGTACCGCGCTCGGCGACCCGATCGAGGCACAGGCGCTCCTGGCCACGTACGGGCAGGACCGGGAGCGGCCGCTCTGGCTCGGCTCGGTCAAGTCGAACATTGGCCACACCCAGATGGCCTCCGGCGTCGCGGGAATCATCAAGATGGTGATGGCGCTGCGTCAGGGCCACCTCCCGCGCACTCTGCACGCGGACGACCGCACCTCCCACGTGGACTGGACGGCGGGCGCGATCGACCTGCTCACCGAGCCGGCTGAGTGGCCGGTCAACGGTCACCCGAGGCGGGCCGGGGTGTCGTCGTTCGGCATCAGCGGCACGAACGTGCACGCGATCCTGGAGGAGGCGCCCCCGCCGGCACAGCGCCCGGAGCCGGCGACGCCCGCCGGGCCGGTGCCGTGGCTCGTCTCCGGACGCGGCGCCGACGCGCTCCGCGGGCAGGCTGCCCAGCTGCTGTCCTACCTGGACGCCGAGCCGGACCCGGCGGACCTCGGCTGGTCGCTGGCCACCGCCCGCTCGACGTTCGAACACCGCGCGGTCATCGTCGGGGAGAGCCTGGAGGACGCCCGCGACGGGCTGGCGGCGCTCGCGTCCGGCGCCGAGTCGGCGGCCGTGGTGTCCGGCGTCGCGGTCGAGGGCGCCGGCCGTGGCGGCGTGTTCGTCTTCCCCGGCCAAGGGTCGCAGTGGTGGGGGATGGGCCGGGAGCTGATGGCCACATCCGACGTGTTCCGCGAGGCGGTGCACGAGTGCGCCGCCGCGCTCGCGCCGCACGTGGACTGGTCGGTCGCCGATGTCGTGGCCGGCACCGGCGATCCGGACCTGATGGAGCGGGTCGACGTGGTACAGCCGGCCCTCTTCACCGTCATGGTGGCGCTCGCCGAGGTGTGGCGCTCGTACGGGGTCACGCCCGCCGCGGTCGTCGGCCACTCGCAGGGGGAGATCGCCGCCGCGTACGTGGCGGGCGCGCTCTCGCTCGACGACGCCGCCGCCGTGGTCGCCCTGCGCAGCCGCGCGCTGGTGGGCCTCTGTGGACACGGCGGGATGATGTCGGTCGCGGCACCGGTGGAGCGGGTGACCGAGCTGATCGCGCCGTGGGTCGGCGACGTCTCGGTGGCCGCCGTCAACGGCCCGGCGTCGGTCGTCGTCTCCGGCACGCCCGGCGCGCTCGACGCGCTGGCCGCCGAGTGCGAGCGGGCGCAGGTACGGACCCGCCGGGTCTCGGTCGACTACGCCTCGCACGGCCCGCAGGTCGAGTCGGTGCGGGACGAGCTGCTGCGGGTGCTCGCCGGCGTGCGGCCACGCCCGTCGCAGGTGCCGTTCTACTCGACGGTGACCGGTGGCCAGATCGACGCGTCCACGCTGGACGCCGGGTACTGGTACACGAATTTGCGCCAGACGGTACGGATGGACGAGGCGACCCGCGGGCTGATGGCGGACGGTTACCGCGTCTTCGTCGAGTCGAGCCCGCATCCCGTGCTCGTGCCCGGCCTGCCGGACGAGGTGGCCGCGGTCGGCTCGCTTCGCCGCGACGACGGCGGCCGGACCCGCCTGCTCACCTCGCTGGCGGAGGCGCACGTGCTCGGTGTGCCTGTGGACTGGCGGGTGGCGTTCCCCGGCACCGGGTACCGCGTCCTCGACCTGCCGACGTACGCCTTCCAGCGGCGGCGGTTCTGGATCTCCAGTGCGAGCGGCCGGGCACGGTCCACGGTGGACTCCTGGCGCTACCGCGTGGAATGGAGCCGCCTGCCCGACCCGCCCGCCGCCAACGGCCACCACGCCGGCCCATGGCTCGCCGTCGTGCCCGCCGTACCCGACCCGTGGGTGGATGAGGTCGTCGCCGCCCTCGGGCCGGACACGGTCCGCGCGGAGGCCGCGAAGCTCCCGGTCGGGGAGAGCTTCGCCGGGGTGGTGTCGCTGCTGGCCGCGGTGGACGAGCGCGGCGCCGAAGACGTACCCGCCGGGCTCACCGCCACCGTCGAGCTCGTGCGGGCGCTCGGTGACAGCGGCATCACCGCCCCGCTGTGGTGCGTGACCCGCGGCGCCGTCTCGACCGGGCCGCAGGACCCGGTGACCAGCCCGGCGCAGGCCGCCGTCTGGGGGCTGGGCCGGGTCGCCGCGCTCGAACACCCGGACCGGTGGGGCGGGCTCGTCGACCTGCCTGAGCGCACAGACAGCCGGACGGCGGCCGTGCTGCTCGGCGTGCTCCGGGGTGAGGGCGGCGAGGACCAGGTCGCGGTGCGCGCTTCCGGCGTACACGGGCGGCGCCTGCGGCGTGCCCCCGCGCGGCCGGCGACCGTCGCGCGGCCCTGGCGTGCCGGCGGCACGGTGCTTGTCACCGGCGGCACGGGCGGAGTCGGTGGCCAGGTGGCCCTCTGGGCGGCCCGGTCCGGCGCGGCGCACCTGTTGCTGACCAGCCGGCGGGGTATGGCCGCACCGGGTGCCGAAGCGCTCGTGGCTGAGCTGGAGAGCCTGGGAGCCAGGGTGACGGTCGCTTCCTGCGACGTCTCCGACCGTGACGCCCTGGCCGCCCTGCTCGCCGGCATCCCCGCCGACGCGCCGCTCACCGCTGTCATGCACGCGGCCGGCGCGGTCGACGGCGAAGGGCCGCTCGCCACGCTGGACAGCGACCAGGTCGCCCTCATGTTCGGCTCGAAGGCCACCTCGGCGTGGCACCTGCACCAGCTCACGGCACATCTGGATCTAAGTGATTTCGTCTTGTTCTCCTCCGGTGCCGGGGTGTGGGGTAGTGGTGGCCAGCCCGCGTACGCGGCGGCGAACGCCTACCTGGACGCGCTGGCCGAGTACCGCAGGAGTGAAGGTCTTGCGGCGACGTCGGTTGCCTGGGGTGCCTGGGGCGAGGCCGGACTCGCCGCGCGGTCGGAGGTGAACGAGCAGTTGCGGCGCCGTGGGGTGTTGCCGATGGAACCGCCGCTCGCGCTGGCGGCGCTCCAGGGTGCGCTCGAGGACGGTACGACCGTGCTCACGGTGACCAACATGGACTGGGAGCGCTTCGCGCCGACGTTCACCGCTGCCCGACCCAGCCCGCTGCTGTCCGACCTGGCCGAGGTGCGGCGGCTCGACGCGCCCGCGGACGACGCACCACAGTCCAATGGGGACGTATCGGTGCTGAAGCGCCGGCTTGACGCGCTGCCGGCCGGCGAGCGGAGCCGCGAAATCCTCGATCTGGTGCGCGCGGCGGCCGGCGCGGTCCTCGGGTACGACGCCGGCGAGGCGATCCCGGCCGGTCGCGCCTTCCGTGACCTCGGCTTCGACTCGGTGTCCGCAGTGGAGCTGCGCAACCGCCTCAAGGCGTCCACCGGGCTGACGCTGCCCGGCGCGCTGGCCTTCGACTACCCGACACCGAACGCGCTCGCCCAGAACCTGCTGTCCCGCCTGTACCCGGAAGACGCACCGGCCGAGACGGCGGACGACCCGGACGCGGAGATCCGGCGGGTGCTCGCGTCCATCCCGGTCGGCCGGCTCCGCAAGGCAGGGCTGCTGGACATGGTGCTCCAGCTCGCGAAGGAGGACGGCGACGTGCCGCCGCCGGCGCCCATCACGGGTACCTCCATCGACGACATGGACGCCGAAAGCCTCCTTCAGCTGGCGATCGACAACACGACGACCTGA